In the Streptomyces formicae genome, one interval contains:
- a CDS encoding GntR family transcriptional regulator, producing the protein MGTTQLETVPEPKYWHLKTVLSEALDSEFAVGEILPNERDLAARFGVARATLRQALEQLELEGRLQRRRGVGTTVAPPRMGVAVGSAQGTWPGAVGDAWQPADCGPAVPPADVARMLETLPEEQVHRVRRTRVSHGQPVAAELLYVPTSSVPELTGIDAPSGAARARAVLRELAGLGLEGQDRAVELGSARADDAKALDRLPGAPVLVVTTRFFAEGRTAAVSVATYRADTCRLTFGDSGGVEIHHGPERHAS; encoded by the coding sequence GTGGGGACCACGCAGCTCGAAACGGTGCCGGAGCCGAAGTACTGGCATCTGAAGACCGTGCTCAGTGAGGCGCTCGACTCCGAGTTCGCCGTGGGGGAGATCCTGCCCAACGAGCGCGACCTCGCCGCCCGGTTCGGTGTCGCCCGCGCCACGCTGCGCCAGGCACTCGAACAGCTCGAGCTGGAAGGCAGGCTGCAGCGCCGCCGCGGCGTCGGCACGACCGTCGCGCCGCCGCGGATGGGCGTGGCCGTCGGCTCCGCGCAGGGCACGTGGCCCGGCGCCGTCGGTGACGCCTGGCAGCCCGCGGACTGCGGCCCCGCGGTCCCGCCCGCGGACGTGGCACGCATGCTGGAGACGCTCCCGGAGGAGCAGGTGCACAGGGTGCGCCGCACCCGCGTCTCGCACGGCCAGCCCGTCGCGGCCGAACTGCTCTACGTGCCCACGTCGTCCGTCCCCGAGCTGACCGGGATCGACGCGCCGTCCGGCGCGGCACGCGCGCGTGCGGTGCTGCGCGAGCTGGCCGGGCTCGGACTCGAAGGGCAGGACAGGGCCGTCGAACTCGGCTCGGCCCGCGCGGACGACGCCAAGGCGCTCGACCGGCTCCCCGGGGCACCCGTCCTCGTCGTGACGACCCGCTTCTTCGCCGAGGGCCGCACGGCCGCCGTCTCCGTGGCCACATACCGCGCGGACACCTGCCGCCTCACCTTCGGCGACTCCGGAGGCGTGGAGATCCACCACGGACCGGAGCGGCACGCTTCCTGA
- a CDS encoding RNA polymerase sigma-70 factor, which produces MTEVFEEHRPVLMGVAYRMLGRVADAEDVVQDAWLRWSTVDRGEVREPRAYLVRVTTRLAIDRLRHLQSRRESYVGPWLPEPYVTDFGAKVPDTAERAVLAESVSLAVLVVLESLSPLERAVFVLREAFGFPFADIAQTLDRSEAAVRQLAGRARKHVEDGTPRYQVDPVERRDLTERFLAAATEGDLDGLMSLLAPDVTLVGDSGGKSRAPLRVIESADKVGRFVQGAARKGITEGAAVEFRFVEVNGAESLLVTVDGKPDSVLQLEVADGRVQRVFIVRNPDKLVSFVSE; this is translated from the coding sequence ATGACCGAGGTCTTCGAAGAGCACCGTCCCGTCCTGATGGGCGTCGCCTACCGCATGCTCGGCCGGGTGGCCGACGCGGAGGACGTCGTCCAGGACGCCTGGCTCCGCTGGTCGACCGTCGACCGCGGGGAAGTGCGCGAGCCGCGCGCCTACTTGGTGCGCGTCACCACCCGCCTCGCCATCGACCGGCTGCGCCACCTCCAGTCCCGGCGCGAGTCGTACGTGGGGCCCTGGCTCCCCGAGCCGTACGTCACGGACTTCGGCGCCAAGGTCCCCGACACCGCGGAACGGGCCGTGCTCGCCGAGTCCGTCTCCCTCGCGGTCCTCGTCGTCCTGGAGTCCCTCTCGCCCCTGGAGCGCGCCGTGTTCGTGCTGCGCGAGGCCTTCGGGTTCCCCTTCGCCGACATCGCGCAGACCCTGGACCGCAGCGAGGCGGCCGTGCGGCAGCTCGCGGGGCGGGCCCGCAAGCACGTCGAGGACGGCACGCCGCGGTATCAGGTGGACCCCGTCGAACGCCGTGATCTGACCGAGCGCTTCCTCGCGGCGGCGACGGAGGGCGATCTCGACGGGCTGATGTCGCTGCTCGCCCCGGACGTCACCCTGGTCGGCGACAGCGGCGGCAAGTCCAGGGCGCCGCTGCGGGTCATCGAGAGCGCCGACAAGGTGGGCCGCTTCGTCCAGGGCGCCGCCCGCAAGGGGATCACCGAAGGGGCCGCCGTGGAATTCCGCTTCGTGGAAGTCAATGGCGCCGAGTCCCTGCTCGTCACCGTCGACGGCAAGCCGGACAGCGTCCTCCAGTTGGAGGTCGCCGACGGGCGCGTCCAGCGCGTGTTCATCGTCCGCAATCCGGACAAGCTCGTGTCGTTCGTTTCGGAGTAA
- a CDS encoding alpha/beta fold hydrolase, with translation MAAQVSFSVASPGGPREMTVAYERAGAGEPLLLLHGIGHHWQAWSPVIDILAAEHDVIAVDLPGFGESAALPDGVPYDLATVTAALGALCEALEVERPHVAGNSLGGLLALELGRDKLVRSVTALSPGGFWTQAERRYAFGTLLAMRQGARLLPRPTIERLSRSAAGRTALTSTIYARPWRRSPEAVVEETLALRAATGFDETLAAGRDVLFQDDVPDIPVTVAWGTKDRLLLRRQGIRAKHTIPGARLVRLPGCGHVPMNDDPALVARVILDTCR, from the coding sequence ATGGCCGCACAGGTGTCCTTCAGCGTCGCATCGCCCGGCGGTCCCCGGGAGATGACCGTCGCCTACGAACGGGCGGGCGCGGGCGAGCCGTTGCTGCTCCTGCACGGCATCGGCCACCACTGGCAGGCCTGGTCCCCGGTCATCGACATCCTGGCCGCCGAACACGACGTCATCGCGGTGGACCTGCCGGGCTTCGGCGAGTCCGCCGCGCTGCCGGACGGAGTGCCCTACGACCTCGCCACGGTGACGGCGGCGCTCGGCGCGCTCTGCGAGGCGCTGGAGGTCGAACGGCCGCACGTGGCGGGCAACTCACTCGGCGGGCTGCTCGCCCTGGAGCTGGGCAGGGACAAGCTCGTGCGCTCGGTCACCGCGCTCTCCCCCGGCGGCTTCTGGACCCAGGCCGAGCGCCGGTACGCCTTCGGCACACTCCTCGCGATGCGTCAGGGGGCGCGCCTGCTGCCCCGGCCCACCATCGAGCGGCTCTCCCGCTCCGCGGCCGGGCGGACCGCGCTGACCAGCACCATCTACGCCCGGCCCTGGCGCCGTTCGCCGGAGGCCGTGGTCGAGGAGACCCTCGCGCTGCGCGCCGCCACGGGCTTCGACGAGACGCTGGCCGCGGGGCGCGACGTCCTCTTCCAGGACGACGTGCCGGACATCCCGGTCACCGTCGCCTGGGGCACCAAGGACCGGCTGCTGCTGCGCCGCCAGGGCATCCGCGCCAAGCACACCATCCCCGGCGCGCGCCTCGTCCGGCTGCCGGGCTGCGGGCACGTGCCGATGAACGACGATCCGGCCCTGGTCGCCCGGGTCATCCTGGACACCTGCCGCTGA
- a CDS encoding VOC family protein, translating into MPVNGQSHIRIARPSRDLAAAERFWAEGLGLSVVWRSAGGQAHGEHDLLMLGWPDASWHLELVHDATAPVEPVPTEEDLLVVYVDEEVPEDLVVRLEEHGGRRVLSPNPYWNEWGVTIEDPDGYRLVLSRRGWSNS; encoded by the coding sequence GTGCCCGTCAACGGTCAGAGCCACATCCGCATAGCCCGCCCCTCGCGCGACCTCGCCGCGGCCGAGCGCTTCTGGGCCGAGGGGCTCGGGCTGAGCGTGGTCTGGCGGTCGGCGGGCGGGCAAGCCCACGGGGAGCACGACCTGTTGATGCTGGGCTGGCCCGACGCCTCCTGGCACCTCGAACTCGTCCACGACGCGACCGCGCCCGTCGAGCCGGTGCCCACCGAGGAGGACCTGCTCGTCGTCTACGTGGACGAGGAGGTGCCCGAGGACCTGGTGGTGCGCCTCGAGGAGCACGGCGGCAGACGCGTGCTCTCGCCCAACCCCTACTGGAACGAGTGGGGCGTCACGATCGAGGACCCGGACGGCTACCGCCTGGTCCTCTCCCGGCGGGGCTGGTCCAACTCCTGA
- a CDS encoding maltokinase N-terminal cap-like domain-containing protein, whose protein sequence is MAVIHHTVLKPTKRELLTSWLPSRPWYRGGAGAPELAKAGGFRLDDPRGEVGMEFVVVTDGAGPVPVTYLLPLTYRGAPLEGAEHALVGTMEHGVLGRRWAYDGCYDSVLVEQLWALVEGRVRAQDQNTSDVVDQEVISSCSAAEAPVARDLAAIVAEGSESTELTARDGGRLSLHRILRPAPEGSPLAARGASGHVTGAWSAPDGTRARGLFATLYAAGGA, encoded by the coding sequence ATGGCCGTCATCCACCACACCGTCCTGAAGCCGACCAAACGGGAACTGCTCACCTCCTGGCTGCCCTCCCGTCCGTGGTACCGGGGCGGCGCGGGCGCACCGGAGCTGGCGAAGGCCGGTGGCTTCCGGCTCGACGACCCGCGGGGCGAGGTCGGCATGGAGTTCGTCGTGGTCACCGACGGCGCCGGGCCCGTCCCTGTCACCTACCTGCTGCCCCTCACCTATCGCGGTGCCCCGCTGGAGGGTGCGGAACACGCCCTGGTCGGCACGATGGAGCACGGGGTGCTCGGGCGGCGCTGGGCGTACGACGGCTGCTACGACTCGGTCCTCGTCGAGCAGTTGTGGGCCCTGGTCGAGGGGCGGGTGCGGGCGCAGGACCAGAACACGAGCGACGTCGTCGACCAGGAGGTCATCAGCTCCTGCTCGGCGGCCGAAGCTCCCGTCGCCAGGGACCTCGCCGCGATCGTCGCCGAGGGCTCCGAAAGCACCGAGCTGACCGCGCGGGACGGCGGGCGTCTCAGCCTGCACCGGATCCTGCGGCCCGCCCCCGAAGGATCGCCGCTCGCCGCGCGAGGGGCGAGCGGTCATGTCACGGGTGCCTGGTCGGCGCCGGACGGGACCCGCGCGCGGGGGCTGTTCGCCACGCTGTACGCCGCCGGTGGCGCGTAG
- a CDS encoding alkaline phosphatase D family protein encodes MSHRQPSPSPRRRSVLRGSLAVPAALAVPALAGAAPSLALSGRPKAGWGVQAGDVTAHAGLVWVRSDRAARMIVETSATESFRNPRRWHGPLLGPDTDFTGTTRLRGLPAGEQIHYRVLLADPDDPRRTGQPVTGTFRTSPKGRKDGVRFLWSGDIAGQGWGINPDRGGYRVFEEMRRRDPDFFLCSGDNIYADGPILPSVTLPDGTVWRNVTTEEKSKVAESLAEFRGAFRYNLLDENLRRFNAQVPSIVQWDDHEVHNNWYPGQILSDARYTEKNVDVLAERSLRAFSEYFPVSTLPPGDEDGRVYRVLRHGPLLDVFVLDMRSYRNANSPGRQPDDTTGILGARQLAWLKRELSRSRAVWKVIASDMPLGLVVPDGSANFEAVAQGDPGAPLGRELQIAELLRHIKRHKVTGTLWLTADVHYTSAQHYDPSRAAFKDFAPFWEFVSGPLAAGGFPATKLDGTFGPEQPFIKAPSRANTSPAETPQYFGEVDIDGDSGVLTVRLRQEGGGVLFTQELQPGRVGQ; translated from the coding sequence ATGTCACACCGTCAGCCGAGCCCGTCCCCCCGTCGCCGCAGCGTGCTGCGCGGATCGCTCGCCGTTCCCGCGGCGCTCGCCGTGCCCGCGCTGGCCGGGGCGGCCCCTTCGCTCGCCCTCTCGGGTCGCCCGAAGGCCGGCTGGGGCGTGCAGGCCGGGGACGTGACCGCGCACGCGGGGCTCGTGTGGGTGCGCTCCGACAGGGCCGCGCGCATGATCGTGGAGACGTCGGCCACCGAGTCGTTCCGCAATCCGCGCCGCTGGCACGGCCCGCTGCTCGGCCCCGACACGGACTTCACGGGCACCACGCGCCTGCGCGGCCTGCCCGCGGGTGAGCAGATCCACTACCGCGTACTCCTCGCGGATCCGGACGATCCCCGCCGTACGGGCCAGCCGGTCACCGGCACGTTCCGCACCTCCCCCAAGGGCCGCAAGGACGGCGTGCGCTTCCTGTGGTCCGGCGACATCGCGGGACAGGGATGGGGCATCAATCCGGACCGGGGCGGCTACCGCGTCTTCGAGGAGATGCGCAGGCGCGACCCCGACTTCTTCCTGTGCAGCGGCGACAACATCTACGCGGACGGGCCGATCCTGCCGAGCGTGACGCTGCCCGACGGCACCGTGTGGCGCAACGTCACCACGGAGGAGAAGTCGAAGGTCGCCGAGTCGCTCGCGGAGTTCCGCGGGGCGTTCCGCTACAACCTGCTCGACGAGAACCTGCGCCGGTTCAACGCCCAGGTGCCCTCCATCGTCCAGTGGGACGACCACGAGGTGCACAACAACTGGTACCCGGGGCAGATCCTCAGCGACGCCCGCTACACGGAGAAGAACGTGGACGTCCTCGCGGAGCGTTCGCTGCGGGCGTTCAGCGAGTACTTCCCCGTCTCGACGCTGCCGCCCGGCGACGAGGACGGACGGGTGTACCGCGTGCTGCGGCACGGACCGCTGCTCGACGTGTTCGTGCTCGACATGCGTTCGTACCGCAACGCCAACTCGCCCGGCAGACAGCCCGACGACACCACGGGGATCCTCGGCGCGCGCCAGCTCGCCTGGCTGAAGCGGGAGTTGTCGCGATCGCGCGCCGTGTGGAAGGTGATCGCGTCCGACATGCCGCTGGGGCTCGTCGTGCCCGACGGCAGCGCCAACTTCGAGGCGGTGGCCCAGGGCGACCCGGGCGCCCCGCTCGGCCGTGAACTGCAGATCGCCGAGCTCCTGCGGCATATCAAGCGCCACAAGGTCACCGGGACGCTGTGGCTGACCGCCGACGTGCACTACACGTCGGCCCAGCACTACGATCCCTCGCGCGCGGCCTTCAAGGACTTCGCGCCGTTCTGGGAGTTCGTGTCGGGACCGCTGGCCGCCGGTGGCTTCCCCGCGACGAAGCTCGACGGCACGTTCGGCCCCGAGCAGCCGTTCATCAAGGCGCCGAGCCGCGCGAACACCTCGCCCGCCGAGACGCCGCAGTACTTCGGCGAGGTCGACATCGACGGTGACAGCGGGGTGCTGACGGTGCGACTGCGGCAGGAGGGCGGCGGCGTGCTGTTCACCCAGGAGCTACAGCCGGGGCGTGTGGGGCAGTAG
- a CDS encoding GNAT family N-acetyltransferase, which translates to MRADLSDVTRTKHGRPVHHWRRDVVELAALFTAVAVADAVANMVGHGPDGPALLAISAVVLLATAGFHTWWARRHGHAPPPPHDTGARPPAAAEQAGHAPSPAAPGSLGEPSGATTLWRMRTTVRDEPGSLAALCVTLAERHVDILSLQAHPLAEGTVDEFLLRAPEALSAAEITRALAHAGGTGTWIERADAHDLVDAPTRVLGLATRTALDAAELPLALRHLLGRCTIRSSPAGARSATREDEAAPAHGTPVDGALEGTLLRLKGPEGEVITVERPYLPFTPTEFARARALVDLDTRLGPRMPRGQDVLTLPEGNSITVRRADTADVEAAKAMHDRCSPRTLALRYHGPVQDADRYLHHLLSPRFGRTLAVQTASGRVVGIGHLLWDGDETEIALLVEDDWQRRGIGGLLLGRLVTLAVEAGCDSVYAVTQASNTGMVAAMRGLGLPLDYQIEEGTLVITARLDTTPVNSRLPYDHERQQADR; encoded by the coding sequence ATGCGAGCTGACCTCTCTGATGTGACCCGGACCAAACACGGCCGCCCCGTCCACCACTGGCGGCGCGACGTGGTCGAACTGGCCGCTCTGTTCACCGCCGTCGCGGTGGCGGACGCGGTCGCGAACATGGTGGGGCACGGGCCCGACGGACCCGCCCTGCTTGCGATCTCGGCCGTGGTGCTGCTCGCCACGGCCGGGTTCCACACCTGGTGGGCACGGCGCCACGGCCATGCCCCGCCGCCCCCGCACGATACCGGCGCCCGGCCGCCCGCAGCCGCGGAGCAGGCCGGGCACGCGCCGTCCCCCGCCGCTCCGGGAAGCCTCGGTGAACCGTCGGGGGCGACGACGCTCTGGCGGATGCGGACGACCGTCCGGGACGAGCCGGGCTCGCTCGCCGCGCTGTGCGTGACGCTCGCCGAACGGCACGTCGACATCCTCAGCCTCCAGGCCCACCCGCTGGCCGAAGGCACCGTCGACGAGTTCCTGCTGCGCGCGCCCGAAGCGCTGTCCGCTGCCGAGATCACCCGGGCACTCGCCCACGCGGGCGGCACGGGGACCTGGATCGAGCGCGCCGACGCGCACGACCTCGTCGACGCGCCCACCCGCGTCCTGGGCCTGGCGACCCGCACCGCCCTGGATGCCGCCGAACTGCCGCTCGCACTGCGTCACTTGCTGGGCCGCTGCACCATCCGCTCCTCGCCCGCGGGCGCGCGGTCCGCGACGCGCGAGGACGAGGCCGCGCCCGCTCACGGCACGCCCGTCGACGGCGCGCTCGAAGGGACCCTGCTGCGGCTCAAGGGCCCCGAGGGCGAAGTGATCACCGTGGAGCGGCCGTATCTGCCGTTCACCCCTACGGAGTTCGCGCGGGCGCGGGCCCTGGTCGACCTCGACACGCGGCTCGGACCGCGCATGCCGCGCGGCCAGGACGTGCTGACGCTGCCGGAGGGCAACTCCATCACCGTGCGGCGGGCCGACACCGCCGACGTCGAGGCCGCCAAGGCCATGCACGACCGCTGCTCGCCCCGCACGCTCGCCCTGCGCTACCACGGCCCGGTCCAGGACGCCGACCGCTACCTCCACCACCTGCTCAGCCCCCGGTTCGGCCGCACCCTCGCGGTGCAGACCGCGTCGGGGCGCGTCGTCGGCATCGGCCACCTGCTCTGGGACGGCGACGAGACCGAGATCGCGCTGCTCGTCGAGGACGACTGGCAGCGGCGCGGCATCGGCGGCCTGCTGCTCGGCCGTCTGGTGACGCTCGCGGTCGAGGCGGGCTGCGACAGCGTGTACGCGGTGACGCAGGCGTCCAACACGGGAATGGTCGCGGCGATGCGCGGGCTCGGCCTGCCGCTCGACTACCAGATCGAGGAGGGCACGCTGGTGATCACGGCCCGCCTCGACACCACGCCGGTCAACTCACGACTGCCGTACGACCACGAACGCCAGCAGGCGGACCGCTGA
- a CDS encoding trans-sulfuration enzyme family protein → MEANTNTARRPTTDGGALATAVATSTRPSRALATEAVHAGRDDLAELGLHAAPIDLSTTYPSYDSRGEAARIDAFAADGALDGGPPVYARLGNPTVARFETALARLEGTESAVAFASGMAALTAVVLARAAAGLRHVVAVRPLYGCSDHLLTASLVGTEVTWVDRWDLEGPEGEGDAAAAIAAAVRPDTGLVMVESPANPTLAELDLSAVARACGEVPLLADNTFATPVLQRPAESGARLVLHSATKYLGGHGDVMGGVVACDEELARRLRQVRFTTGGVLHPLAGYLLLRGLATLPVRVRAASANAAELARRLAADPRVSRVHYPRLGGAMVAFEVHGDPHEVIAGVRLITPAVSLGSVDTLIQHPASISHRVVDPADRRACGVSDRLLRMSAGLEDVDDLWRDLDRALGPVSGPPAGVRGRTAVVS, encoded by the coding sequence ATGGAAGCGAACACGAACACGGCACGGCGCCCCACCACCGATGGCGGCGCCCTGGCGACGGCGGTGGCCACGAGCACCCGCCCCTCGCGTGCCCTGGCCACCGAGGCCGTGCACGCCGGACGGGACGACCTGGCCGAACTCGGCCTGCACGCCGCGCCGATCGACCTCTCCACGACCTACCCCTCCTACGACAGCAGGGGCGAGGCCGCCCGCATCGACGCCTTCGCCGCGGACGGCGCGCTGGACGGCGGGCCGCCCGTCTACGCACGCCTCGGCAATCCGACCGTCGCCCGGTTCGAGACCGCGCTCGCCCGGCTCGAAGGCACCGAGAGCGCGGTCGCGTTCGCCAGCGGCATGGCGGCCCTGACCGCGGTGGTCCTGGCCCGTGCGGCGGCGGGCCTGCGCCACGTCGTCGCGGTCCGGCCGCTGTACGGGTGCAGCGACCACCTCCTGACCGCGAGCCTCGTCGGCACCGAGGTGACCTGGGTGGACCGGTGGGACCTCGAGGGCCCCGAAGGGGAGGGCGACGCGGCCGCCGCCATCGCGGCCGCCGTCCGCCCCGACACCGGCCTGGTGATGGTCGAGTCACCGGCCAACCCCACGCTCGCCGAACTCGACCTGTCCGCCGTCGCCCGCGCCTGCGGCGAGGTGCCGCTGCTCGCCGACAACACCTTCGCCACGCCCGTGCTGCAACGGCCCGCCGAGAGCGGCGCCCGGCTCGTGCTGCACAGCGCGACCAAGTACCTGGGCGGGCACGGCGACGTCATGGGCGGCGTGGTCGCCTGCGACGAGGAACTCGCGCGACGGCTGCGCCAGGTGCGGTTCACCACCGGCGGGGTGCTGCACCCACTCGCCGGCTATCTGCTGCTGCGCGGCCTGGCCACGCTCCCCGTACGGGTGCGCGCGGCGTCGGCCAACGCGGCGGAACTGGCACGCCGCCTCGCCGCCGACCCGCGCGTGTCCCGCGTCCACTATCCGCGGCTCGGCGGCGCCATGGTCGCCTTCGAGGTGCACGGCGACCCGCACGAGGTGATCGCGGGAGTACGCCTGATCACCCCGGCGGTCAGCCTCGGCAGCGTCGACACGCTCATCCAGCACCCGGCGTCCATCAGCCACCGGGTCGTCGACCCGGCGGACCGGCGCGCCTGCGGGGTGAGCGACCGGCTGCTGCGCATGTCGGCGGGGCTCGAGGACGTCGATGACCTCTGGCGCGACCTGGACAGGGCACTCGGACCTGTCAGCGGTCCGCCTGCTGGCGTTCGTGGTCGTACGGCAGTCGTGAGTTGA
- a CDS encoding Lrp/AsnC family transcriptional regulator yields MAESVALDPVDLHILRLLQNDARTTYRDLAAQVGVAPSTCLDRVTRLRRSGVILGHQLRLDPAKLGRGLEALLSVQVRPHRRDLVGPFVDRIRALPEALSLFHLTGPEDFLVHVAVADPADLQRLVLDEFTARREVARVETRLIFQQWACGPLLPPDAEAVGARESSDQSW; encoded by the coding sequence ATGGCCGAATCTGTCGCACTCGACCCGGTGGATCTCCACATCCTGCGGCTGTTGCAGAACGACGCCCGGACCACCTACCGGGATCTCGCCGCGCAGGTCGGCGTCGCGCCGTCGACCTGTCTTGATCGTGTGACGCGGCTGCGGCGCTCGGGAGTGATTCTCGGACATCAGCTGCGGCTCGACCCCGCGAAGCTCGGGCGCGGCCTCGAAGCACTGCTCTCGGTGCAGGTGCGCCCGCACCGCCGTGATCTCGTGGGGCCGTTCGTGGACCGGATCAGAGCGCTGCCCGAGGCGCTCTCGCTGTTCCACCTCACGGGTCCTGAGGACTTTCTCGTGCATGTCGCCGTGGCCGACCCGGCCGATCTGCAGCGGCTGGTGCTCGACGAGTTCACCGCGCGGCGCGAAGTGGCCCGCGTGGAGACCCGGTTGATCTTCCAGCAATGGGCGTGCGGCCCGCTGCTTCCGCCGGACGCCGAAGCCGTCGGCGCCCGTGAATCCTCCGACCAATCATGGTGA
- a CDS encoding DUF885 domain-containing protein: MAATKNPQANTAPLPRDVADAYVDELIALDPITGTFLGVKESHRRLPDPSPEGQEALARLARTTLARLDEAEREPGAQSEIERRCGRLLRERLTAQLAVHEADEGLRAVGNLHTVPHQVREVFTVTPTDTEEDWAAVAERLRAVPAAYEAYRASLALGLERKLFAAPRPTATFIDQLTQWAGPGGADGRGWFEDFAATGPDALRAELDAAGRDATAAVVALRDWMRDVYAPAIEGAPDIVGRERYARLSRECNGADLDFDEAYAYGWAEFHRLLGEMRSEGEKILPGAATPWVVLAHLDEHGTHIEGVEETRAWLQELMDEAIRELDGTHFELAERVRTVESRIAPPGGAAAPYYTGPSEDFSRPGRTWLPTMGETRFPVYDLVSTWYHEGVPGHHLQIAQWAHVAADLSRYQATVGIVSANAEGWALYAERLMDELGFLTDPERRLGYLDAQMTRALRVIVDIGMHLELEIPADSPFHPGERWTPDLAQEFYDAHCSRPTEYVASEMTRYLTIPGQAIGYKLGERAWLLGRENARRRHGDAFDAKAWHMAALSQGSLGLDDLVDELSAL; this comes from the coding sequence ATGGCAGCCACGAAGAACCCGCAGGCGAACACCGCCCCGCTCCCCCGTGACGTCGCCGACGCCTACGTCGACGAACTCATCGCGCTCGACCCGATCACCGGCACCTTCCTCGGCGTCAAGGAGAGCCATCGCAGGCTGCCCGATCCCTCTCCCGAGGGCCAGGAGGCGCTGGCGCGGCTCGCGCGGACGACCCTGGCGCGGCTCGACGAGGCGGAGCGCGAGCCGGGCGCGCAGAGCGAGATCGAGCGCCGGTGCGGCCGACTGCTGCGCGAGCGGCTCACCGCGCAGCTCGCCGTGCACGAGGCCGACGAAGGGCTGCGCGCGGTCGGCAATCTGCACACCGTGCCGCATCAGGTGCGCGAGGTCTTCACCGTGACGCCCACGGACACCGAGGAGGACTGGGCGGCGGTCGCCGAACGGCTGCGGGCCGTGCCCGCCGCGTACGAGGCGTACCGCGCCTCGCTCGCACTCGGCCTGGAGCGGAAGCTGTTCGCGGCCCCCCGCCCCACCGCCACCTTCATCGACCAGCTCACGCAGTGGGCGGGCCCCGGCGGCGCGGACGGCCGAGGCTGGTTCGAGGACTTCGCCGCCACCGGGCCCGACGCGCTGCGCGCGGAGCTCGACGCGGCCGGGCGGGACGCCACCGCGGCGGTCGTGGCGCTGCGCGACTGGATGCGGGACGTGTACGCCCCCGCCATCGAGGGCGCCCCCGACATCGTGGGCCGCGAGCGCTACGCCCGCCTGTCCCGCGAGTGCAACGGCGCCGACCTGGACTTCGACGAGGCGTACGCGTACGGCTGGGCGGAGTTCCACCGCCTGCTCGGCGAGATGCGGTCCGAGGGCGAGAAGATCCTGCCCGGCGCGGCGACGCCCTGGGTGGTGCTCGCGCACCTGGACGAGCACGGGACGCACATCGAGGGCGTCGAAGAGACCAGGGCCTGGCTCCAGGAGCTGATGGACGAGGCGATCAGGGAGCTGGACGGCACGCACTTCGAACTCGCCGAGCGGGTGCGGACGGTGGAGTCGCGCATCGCCCCGCCCGGCGGCGCGGCCGCGCCCTACTACACGGGCCCCTCCGAGGACTTCTCACGCCCCGGCCGCACCTGGCTGCCGACCATGGGCGAGACCCGCTTCCCCGTCTACGACCTCGTCTCCACCTGGTACCACGAGGGCGTGCCAGGACATCACCTGCAGATCGCCCAGTGGGCGCACGTCGCTGCGGACCTCTCCCGCTACCAGGCGACCGTGGGCATCGTCAGCGCCAACGCGGAGGGCTGGGCGCTGTACGCGGAGCGGCTGATGGACGAGCTCGGTTTCCTCACGGACCCGGAGCGCAGGCTCGGCTACCTCGACGCGCAGATGACGCGCGCGCTGCGGGTCATCGTCGACATCGGCATGCACCTGGAACTGGAGATCCCCGCGGACTCGCCCTTCCACCCGGGTGAGCGCTGGACCCCCGATCTCGCCCAGGAGTTCTACGACGCGCACTGCAGCCGCCCCACGGAGTACGTGGCGAGCGAGATGACCCGCTATCTGACGATCCCCGGGCAGGCCATCGGCTACAAGCTGGGCGAGCGGGCCTGGCTGCTCGGGCGCGAGAACGCCCGGCGGCGGCACGGCGACGCGTTCGACGCCAAGGCCTGGCACATGGCCGCGCTCTCGCAGGGCTCGCTGGGCCTCGACGATCTGGTGGACGAGCTCTCCGCGCTGTGA